In Aureibacillus halotolerans, the genomic window GCTTGGCTGGCCCCTGTTGTCACAATGATCTCTGTGTTTTGGTCGTAACAAAGTCCATAAGATTGCATCGTCTCACTCACGGCTTTTCGCAATGACAACATACCAGCATTTGCTGTGTATGTTGTTTGGTTTTCTTCGATCGCCTTTACAGCCGCGGCTTTGGCAGCGTCAGGTGTGGGGAAATCAGGCTGACCGAGCGTCAGCTGTACTGCGTCAGGAAACCCTGCGACTAAGTTGAAAAACCTTCGTATGCCAGATATTTGTATTTCACGAACTGCTTCATTTAAGTCATTAAGCATAGGGATCCCCTTTATAAGTGACGTCATGAATAACCGCCAATAATTTATATGGATTTAACTCTAACAGAATTCATTTAATCTGTTAAGGTTGCAAAGAGCTTAGTTGGCGTTCTTGCAGGGTGCAGGGCACTTTGCTACACTGTTCTTAACGTTGTTAAAAAGCGTCCTCTAATGACGAATGATGCTTATGTGAAGGAGCGAGAAAGCTATTGACACTTGAAGCAGAGCACCAGCATACGTTGTTATCCATTCGCAGCCATATGCAGGCTTTTACAAAAACCGAAGTAAAGGTAGCCAAATACATTGTTGATTATGCGGAAACGATCATCTATTGCTCGGTGACTGAATTGGCTGAAAAAGCAGATGTTGGAGAAACGACCGTTCTCCGCTTTTGTAGGAAGCTAGGATATAGTGGATTTCAGGATTTTAAACTTTCGCTCGCTCAAGATCTCGTCAATCCCTCAAGTCAGCTCCATGATGATGTGACGATGACAGATGATGTGTACACGATGACACAAAAGCTCATTGCAGGGCATAACCACAACCTTCAGGAAACGGGACAGCTGCTTGCCATAGACGCAGTTGAAGCGGCCATTACCGTGCTTCATCAGGCGCGAAAAATTGTGTTTTTTGGGGTTGGTGCCTCGGGATTGACGGCATTGGATGGCAGTCACCGTTTTCAGCGAATTGGAAAGGAATGCGATGCACAGCAGGACACCCATTTTCAAGCGATGGCAGCTGCCCGCTTAGGTACTGAAGACGTGGCAGTAGGGCTGTCAACATCAGGGAGCACGAAGGATACGGTTCGGCATTTAGAAATGGCTCGTGAAGCAGGGGCGAAATCAATTTGTATAACGAGCAATGCCAAATCACCGATTACAAAACAAGCGGATATAGAATTGTTTATGACCGCTAAGGAAAGTCCGTTGCAAGGTAGTTCACTTTCTGGAAAAATTGCACAGCTTGCGGTGCTTGACTTGCTTGCTGTTGGTGTTTCCATGCGAATGGAAGATGTGGCTGTAACGTCCCGAAGCAAAATGGCTAAAGCGGTTTCAGAGAAACTGTACTAAGAGCTAAAACATTTGCGTCAGTTGCGCGGACAGACGTCTCGTTATACAATACTTAAGGATACACCTTGAAATGGAGAGGATGACGACAGATGGCAAATCATGTAGGTGTCATAGGCCTAGCTGTAATGGGTAAGAATTTGGCATTGAACATTGAATCGAGAGGATTCGATGTTGCGGTTTTCAACCGTTCGTATGAGAAGACTGAAGCATTACTGAAGGAAGCTGCAGACAAACAGCTGTCCGGATTTCAAAATCTCTCTGATTTTGTTGCTTCGTTAGAAAAACCACGCCGTATCATTATTATGGTGCAAGCAGGAGCAGCAACAGATGCGACCATTAAACAGTTAATTCCTTTGCTCGATAAAGGGGACATTATTGTTGATGGAGGCAATGCATATTTTGAAGACACGCGTCGCAGAAATGAACTGTTAGCAGGTCACGATCTTAACTTTATCGGAACTGGCGTATCAGGTGGTGAAGAAGGAGCATTAAAAGGGCCTTCAATTATGCCAGGTGGGCAAAAGGACGCCTATGAAATGATTGAGCCAATTTTAACAGCCATTTCAGCAAAGGTGAACGGCGATCCGTGCTCTACATATATTGGACCAGACGGAGCAGGGCATTATGTGAAGATGGTTCATAACGGAATTGAATATGGGGACATGCAGCTTATCTGTGAGTCGTACCATTTATTAAAGGATGTTTTGGGCTTTACAGCTACAGAGTTGGCCGAAACCTTTAAAGAATGGAACGCTGGTGAGCTCGATAGCTACTTAATTGAAATCACAGCGGACATTTTCACAAAAGTTGATCCTGAAACGAATCAACCACTCGTTGACGTGATTCTTGACACAGCAGGTCAAAAAGGAACAGGCAAATGGACAAGTCAAAGTGCATTAGACCTTGGCGTTCCTCTTTCGATCATTACAGAATCAGTCTTTTCTCGCTTTATCTCAGCGATGAAAGCTGAGCGAGTGGCGGCGAGTGAAGTTCTCCAAGGGCCATCACCAGCGTCCCTTGAAGGTGACCGGAGTGAATGGGTTGAAGCGATTCGACGTGCATTGTATGCAAGCAAAATTTGCTCATATGCGCA contains:
- a CDS encoding MurR/RpiR family transcriptional regulator; the encoded protein is MTLEAEHQHTLLSIRSHMQAFTKTEVKVAKYIVDYAETIIYCSVTELAEKADVGETTVLRFCRKLGYSGFQDFKLSLAQDLVNPSSQLHDDVTMTDDVYTMTQKLIAGHNHNLQETGQLLAIDAVEAAITVLHQARKIVFFGVGASGLTALDGSHRFQRIGKECDAQQDTHFQAMAAARLGTEDVAVGLSTSGSTKDTVRHLEMAREAGAKSICITSNAKSPITKQADIELFMTAKESPLQGSSLSGKIAQLAVLDLLAVGVSMRMEDVAVTSRSKMAKAVSEKLY
- the gndA gene encoding NADP-dependent phosphogluconate dehydrogenase, which codes for MANHVGVIGLAVMGKNLALNIESRGFDVAVFNRSYEKTEALLKEAADKQLSGFQNLSDFVASLEKPRRIIIMVQAGAATDATIKQLIPLLDKGDIIVDGGNAYFEDTRRRNELLAGHDLNFIGTGVSGGEEGALKGPSIMPGGQKDAYEMIEPILTAISAKVNGDPCSTYIGPDGAGHYVKMVHNGIEYGDMQLICESYHLLKDVLGFTATELAETFKEWNAGELDSYLIEITADIFTKVDPETNQPLVDVILDTAGQKGTGKWTSQSALDLGVPLSIITESVFSRFISAMKAERVAASEVLQGPSPASLEGDRSEWVEAIRRALYASKICSYAQGFAHMKAASDEYGWDLKLGDISMIFRGGCIIRAAFLQNIKDAYGRNPELKNLLLDEYFKGIIDEYQDAWRKVVALGVTKGVPVPGLANALSYYDSYRSAVLPANLLQAQRDYFGAHTYQRTDKEGVFHTDWMSM